The Methanoculleus thermophilus genome segment CCTTTACATCGAGAAAGATGCCCAGATCAACCCCAAGATCGAGCAGATGCGCCTCGCGACCACCGCATCGGTCCTTTCTCGCCCCGACACCATCGTTGTCGCCTCGGTCTCCTGTATCTACGGTCTCGGGAACCCCGCGAACTTCCAGGGGATGGGGTTTGAGGTGAAGGTCAGCGATCGGATGCGGCGGGACGATATCATCAGGAGACTCATCGATATCCAGTTCGAGCGAAATGATCTTGAACTCATGCCGGGCCGGTTCCGCGTAAAGGGCGATACCATCGATATCATCCCCGGTTACTTCAACAACATCATCCGTATCGAGCTCTTCGGAGACGAGATCGACCGTATCAGCGAGATCGATAAGACCTCGGGAGAGCGGCTGGAGACGATGGACTACTTCTTCGTCTACCCGGCCAGGCACTTCGTCGTTCCAGACGAAGTAAAAGAGCGGGCAATCGCCTCTATCGAGCAGGAGCTCGAGGAATGGCTCCCGAATCTCGGCATGCTCGAGGCGCATCGCCTTCGGCAGCGGACCCTCTACGACATCGATATGATCCGCGAGACCGGGACCTGCAAGGGTATCGAGAACTACTCGCGCCACTTCGACGGGAGAGCGGCCGGCGCGAAACCCTACTGCCTGCTGGACTACTTCCCGAAGGATTTCTTGATGGTTATCGACGAGAGCCACCAGACCCTGCCCCAGATCCGCGGGATGTACCGCGGCGATTACTCGCGGAAGAAGACTCTCGTGGAGTATGGGTTCCGTCTTCCCTCGGCGTTCGACAACCGGCCGCTGAAGTTCGATGAGTTCTCGGAGTATATGCGAAACGTCATCTTCGTCTCGGCGACCCCGGGGGACTACGAACTGAAGCGTTCGAGCGTCGCCGAGCAGATCATCCGGCCGACGGGGCTCGTGGATCCATCGGTTGAGGTCCGGCCGATCGAGGGGCAGATCCCGGACGTGGTAGCGGAGATCCGCACCACCATCGAACGCGGCGACCGTGTACTCCTGACGACCCTCACAAAACGGCTCGCCGAGGAACTCACGGAGTACCTGGCCGACCAGGGAATCAAGACCCGCTACCTTCACTCCGAGATCGACACACTCGAACGGACCGAGATCATCCGCCAGCTCCGCCTCGGGAAGTTCGACGTCCTTGTCGGGATCAACCTCCTGCGGGAAGGCCTCGATATCCCTGAAGTCGGGTTCGTCGGGATCCTCGACGCCGACAAGGAGGGTTTCCTCCGCGACGCAAGAAGCCTGATCCAG includes the following:
- the uvrB gene encoding excinuclease ABC subunit UvrB; this translates as MTTAFHLKADFKPTGSQPEAIRQLADGINRGEQYQTLLGVTGSGKTFTIANVIEEVQMPTLVIAHNKTLAAQLYNEFKSFFPENRVEYFVSYYDYYQPESYIPKRDLYIEKDAQINPKIEQMRLATTASVLSRPDTIVVASVSCIYGLGNPANFQGMGFEVKVSDRMRRDDIIRRLIDIQFERNDLELMPGRFRVKGDTIDIIPGYFNNIIRIELFGDEIDRISEIDKTSGERLETMDYFFVYPARHFVVPDEVKERAIASIEQELEEWLPNLGMLEAHRLRQRTLYDIDMIRETGTCKGIENYSRHFDGRAAGAKPYCLLDYFPKDFLMVIDESHQTLPQIRGMYRGDYSRKKTLVEYGFRLPSAFDNRPLKFDEFSEYMRNVIFVSATPGDYELKRSSVAEQIIRPTGLVDPSVEVRPIEGQIPDVVAEIRTTIERGDRVLLTTLTKRLAEELTEYLADQGIKTRYLHSEIDTLERTEIIRQLRLGKFDVLVGINLLREGLDIPEVGFVGILDADKEGFLRDARSLIQTIGRAARNANAKVVLYADTMTDSIKKAMAETERRRTMQLAYNARHGITPQTIRKPIREKEVDITDVKHVPKSEIPNLIIELEAEMREAAERLEFERAIALRDTIRRLQEGKRQ